AAAAATGATGGTTATTGAAGTATTGTCGTTAGGGAAAGCAACAAGTACCGTTGAATTTCATTTGTGGCATCCTCAAGTCATTTCGCATTTAAAAAAGTGCAATCCAAGTGTCTCCTTAGTTCTTTTTGGTATCAATACAAAAGATGAATGGGAAACAGCGGTAAATTTAGGCGTAGATGCAGTCTATACTGATAACCCGGGTGAACTGCTCAAGCTCAAGAATGCCATCAGCATAACGAGGGAGTCCCTTAGCCTTCACTTAATGGAGAAGTTTTAGTCGTATTTATTGAGGATTTTAGATTTATTTTTCTGACTTAAGAAAAATTGCAATTAACAAGGAAGTGATTTAAAATCAATTTTTTGATTTTTATCTGTTGTAAGGTTTTTATGAAGAATGTTTTTTCTTGGGCGATTCTAATGGCAATTCTAGTTGCTCCAATTTACCCAGCTCAACTAATGCATCGAGCGCTTACTACAACAGATCAAGAAAAGAAAGTTTTCCTTTGGGAAGAAAAACTGCTAAATCCTTTCGATGAGTTGATCGTGTCTTGGGATGCTAAAAGGCCTGAGCAAGGTTCTTACCTAATCCGTGTAAGCCTTCTTATTAAGGAATGGTCTCCTTGGCTTGATTATGCTATCTGGAGTCCTGATGATCAACGCACATTTAAAAACAGCTTGCCTAATGCAAATGTACAAGTCTATCAAGATGCCGTAGAGGTTTTAAATGGCAATAAGGCTACAGGATTCAGAGTCTGGGTTGTTGCGAGAGGCGATGTTGCCTTAGAGCAGTTTGAAACATTGCATATTTCTGCCACAAATCGCGCCACTCAAACAGTTGCGGGGCCAGATTCTAAAAACATCTCGATCAATTTAGACGTGGCAGGACTTTCACAAATGACATTGCCTGATGAACGTTATTTGCGTCTATGTTCTCCTACATCAACAACCGCTGCACTACGGTTCTTACTAGGTTCATTAGAGCTCTCTCCAATTGCCTTTGCAGACAAGGTCGTTGATTCTGCATTTGATATCTATGGAAATTGGATTTTAAACACAGCTCAAGCTTTTCACGAACTCGGCAATCCTTGGCATTGCTATGTTGCTCGTCTAAATTCTTTTAGCCAAATTATTGATCAGCTGAATAAAGGATTTCCTGTGGTCGTAAGTGTGAAAGGACCATTGAAAGGCAGTGCTCTGCCTTACGAGTCAGGGCATCTACTTGTCGTTAAAGGCTATGATTCAGCAACAAATGAAGTTTTTTGCATGGATCCTGCATTTGCTAACGATGAGAGCACTCTTGTCAAGTACGAACTCAATGATTTTATGGAAGCTTGGCGAAGAAAGTTAGGTATTGCTTACATTTTTGATCAGTAAAATATCGATTAATGACAATTTACCATTTCTCATTTTTCTAGCACCCAAAGGACTTTTCCTACTATAATCAGCGCAAGGTTTCTTTGTTTAGAGAGTTCCCCTTTATAGCAAAAAAGGATAGGTTAAAAAGCAATGGCAGATGTAATGTGCCCCTGTAACAGTGGTAATCCTTATCGTTTCTGTTGTGAACCTTTGCATCAAGAACAAATGGCTGAAAATGCGTTAAAATTGATGCGTTCCAGATATTCAGCTTATGCTTTAAATTTATCGGATTACATCATTGCAACGACTCATCCAGCAAGTTCCCACTACTCTGAAAATAAATTTGCCTGGAAAAGAAGTATTTCTCAATTTTCAAAAAATTCCACTTTTAAGCACTTGGAAATTCTGAATTTTAAGGAAAGGGAACGGGTAGCAGTAGTCATCTTTACAGCTCATCTTATGCAAAATGGCCAGGATGCAACCTTTAGCGAACGGAGCTATTTTGAAAAATGGCGGAATCAGTGGACCTATTTGTCTGGGCATGTTGTGCAAGGGGATGCCAATCACCTCCATATCAATGAAAAGGTGAATGTATTACCGTTGGCTTATTATGGAGATGCCATTCTTCGGCGAAAAGCTGAACCCATCCAGGAAATTTCCAACGACATACGAAAGCTTGTTGAAGAGATGATCGCAACGATGGATGCTTGTGATGGCATGGGATTAGCAGCACCTCAAGTGCATCAATCTCTGCAGCTATTTATCATGCGTGCTCCCTCTAGTAATGGGGAAAACCAAGAAGAAATCCATGTTTTCATTAATCCAGAAATGATCTCCTTTAGCCAAAACACCTGGAAGGCGCCTGAAGGATGCTTATCTATTCCAGGTCTTCGCACGGAGGTCGAGCGGCCTCATGAAATTACTGTTGCTTATACGACACTCGAAGGCGAAAGGGTCACAAAGCAGTTTAAGGGGTGGGAAGCCAAGATCATTATGCACGAAAATGACCACCTTCATGGAATACTTTTTATTGATCGATTAGCTCCGAATGAGAAGCGACGGGTCGAAGTTTTTCTCCGAAACTTAGAAAGACGCCTCCAAACAGATAAAGGACATAAAGGATAAAAAGAAACAAGCTACTGCCGCAATATGTTTGATCAAGAGGCTCATGAGCAATTCTTTGATCGATATGTTTTTCTCGTCACAGCGTTTCTTTTGGAGATATTTAGCTATCATCGTTGTACGATTCTATTTAGTACGTTGCCAATGTTTTTTATAAACGATGGTAGATAAAATTTTTGCCGTTTATTCAGCGTTTTCTTTTCCAATTTTTTGGAAAGAAGAGTTCAAAATAGATAATTTATGCCGTGTTGCCAGTAAATTGATTAAAGGCCTGCCAATAGAGCTTGTTATATCAGCGCTAAGAATAGGTGCTGCATATCAACTAATAAAATTATTCCATTGAAAGAGATTTTTTAACGGTAGAAGACCACCCACAAAAATCCTCTCGTTTACCGTTTTTTAACAATTGATGGCGCAATTGTAATTCAAATGCATGAATAGTTGGGCACTTATAGAGAAGTTTTTCGAGAATTTCTTTTAATGAGACATGGGGATGGGGCCTTAAAGG
This genomic interval from Chlamydiales bacterium STE3 contains the following:
- a CDS encoding hypothetical protein (Product derived from UniProtKB/Trembl:Q6MEE3), giving the protein MKNVFSWAILMAILVAPIYPAQLMHRALTTTDQEKKVFLWEEKLLNPFDELIVSWDAKRPEQGSYLIRVSLLIKEWSPWLDYAIWSPDDQRTFKNSLPNANVQVYQDAVEVLNGNKATGFRVWVVARGDVALEQFETLHISATNRATQTVAGPDSKNISINLDVAGLSQMTLPDERYLRLCSPTSTTAALRFLLGSLELSPIAFADKVVDSAFDIYGNWILNTAQAFHELGNPWHCYVARLNSFSQIIDQLNKGFPVVVSVKGPLKGSALPYESGHLLVVKGYDSATNEVFCMDPAFANDESTLVKYELNDFMEAWRRKLGIAYIFDQ